GCAGTGACTTGCGTATGTGAGATGCGTGATGTTGACAACTTGTTATTATGGTGTGGCATTGTACGAACGTTTAGTAGATATTGAATTACTGATAGTCCGAGTTCCGGCTTACTATCAGAAGGTACTAGCGCGACACACAGAAAAGGGCGCCCTTTTTGTTTACTCCTTTTTTCGGCTTCGCGCTACTAGTACCTTCTCGTAGTAAGGGTCTCGGGTAATTGAGGCCGAGCCCGACTGAGTACTGTTTggatattcaaatttttcttaggTAGGCCTATCTGTTAAATTCATTTCTGCCATTGGAGCAGCTACAGGTATGAAAACTATTGATCCGGCAGCCGAATTTggtgctttttatttttaattagaaaaattcCTTATAAAAATCAGTCCCAATAAATTCCTCCAATAATCCAGCATCATTCTTCTGTTGTTTTTAACTATTGCCTTCTTTAACTCCTTTGTTTGTCTTCGAATGAGGTAATAATTCAGCAAACACAAGAATGATGctggatatgttttatttacagtGACAACATAACATCGGTGGCATTCCCTTCGGACACCGAGTGATCCCAAGGCATCAGGTACATCCAGGATATCTGCaagtacaatttaaaaatttattctgtTAACCCCTAACGATCAATCCAGGACTTGGTTTTCTTGTCTAGTCGTCTAAGGCGGTCTAAGGGTCTAAACGTTACAATCAGGTTGCAAAAAATATTGCAGAGATAAATTACTTGctttaaaaacaatatttaGTAGCAAAGCTGGGTGCATAAAACATGCATTTTAATCTAGACAAATGAGAATACGAATTCATTACTTGGGAAACTGCTACGAATTGTGATTATTCCCCTCGCGCTAGGGAGTGCGTGGAACATCATTCAGAGAACTACGCTAGTGCCTGATGACATCCATAGGTGATTTTCTAGAACCCTCTCAGCTATTACTTTCCAATAGATTAAAGGTAGTAATTGCAACCTTTGGCAGGGCTTGTACCATTTGCCTCGGAAGGTGTATAAATGCCTGGTAGTATTCCAATGTTTGCTATCACTTACCGAGTTGAGCTCAGCAACAGCAGAACAGCAAGAAATCAATCTTTTCTTTAGAATGAAACAGCAGACGTAATTTAACTTTCTTATTTGATGTGAATTGGAAATATACTGTAATTTTCAGTAATTGCATGTTGTTCTCTCTTACAGGTTCGCTGTAATTGTCTTGGTAGTATTGTGTTCAGTTCAACCTTAGCTTAAAGAAACTGGTGATGATAGTTTTGCTCCTCTAACGAAAACatcggaagaagaaaactcgcCTGTGTCCCGCCTTAACATTGTTGAAGACGCAACGGGTAGACAGTCTTTGCCAATGCTTCCTCAACCATGCTCAACCAAGAATTACCATAGGGTCTACTGTACGTCTAGGTGTAAAGGTGTTCCGTAGGCCTATAATAGGCCTATCGTGAAACAAACTCGATTCACCATGACACGCTTGTTTTTTACACAAGTTTTATAAAGAGAAACATGTTAAATGCGAAGGGTTAACGAGAACATTTTTGTATGAAACATATCATTTGACATTAATGTTATACTTCAAGAACGACTGTGATGAACGAATAAATATGGGAGATGAAATGTTCAgcgctttaaaaaaacttggcCTCTAATAGTATTTTGGAGctgcttcagtgtagtagcttggggcaGAGTAGTACtttggagcctcagtgtaataGCTGGGAGCCGcataagtggtggtgtagtattcggGCGCCTTTGTAGTGTAGTATTTTGGAGCCTCTGTATATTAGCTAGCAGTGGCATATgatgtggtgtagtattcaggtgccttggtggtgtagtactgtGGCTCTTCACTTTGGTAGTAGGTCGGAGCCGGAtagtacttgggagcctcagtgtagtaaacaGGGACAGCGTAagtagtggtgtagtattcagctttcTTGGTATAGTACTCCGGGgctttagttgtgtagtattcaacAGCCTTTGTGGTGTAATATTGGGgtgcctcagtgtagtaagatGGTGCAGCATATCTCCACACTCTCCTTCCTACCGTTACTGATCGATGAGTCCACTCGACTGATTCCAATTGAGTTTTGTCCTCATTTTATAAGAATTTTTGTCAGCCTGATGTGCACGCCATCAATAGCCCATGGCATTGAAAATTACAAGTGCTGTGTGATGCTTACCCCTCCTTTATTGCTATTTTCGCCTACCTTATGACATCATCTTCCcgatttccttctctttttggcCGTTGTCAATTGCGATTTAAGGCCACGTATTTTCTTgtcttaaattttcattcaaaacgtTATGATGGTAAGAATAAAAGAAGGACGTGTCCTTTAATGCCATTGCAATGTCAAACTCTAACTGGAATCGTAGGATTGACAATAATtgtcataaataaacaataaggaTCCTACATAAGATTGTCGTTGCTTTTTCAACGGGTAACTGATTGAATGATAGAATGACAAGGGACATTGCTTAATGCTTATACGGGTAAATACAAATCTAAATATTGAACTCTAATAGTAAATTGAACTCGGCGATTAATATTTGCGCTCTCGTTTCGTATAACTCTTAGCCAATGCATAAACCCATTAGTGTCGACATCGGCCGCAAGGTGATATGGAGGATTCTTGCATGTCATTAACGGTGttgatgcgtgatgccacacccTAAATCGTGAGTGCTAAATaataattcgaaattttaaacatttaattaagttatttgttttatagtcaaGTCAAATGATATTCAACACTGTTTCCCcgataatgttcatttaagacattaCGTCATagtttctcagaatttaaatgggagttaatttatgtcggaaattgcccgattgtgttatcaacgtagtttggtgcctaaattcgcggtatataagagttgagtgcatttctatgtgtagcggcacttgaaatgactgggtatggcaccctcccaatgttgggattgctagtaaccaagagtctgtaagcaaatacaactcgaaacgtcaagcgttggtatgggattggcccaccattccaatgcaaggctgaatagagaggtaagagctatcagctgatgtcatgATAGATCGGATCAATAGCTGTACTATTACGATTCGGTCCATCGTGACAGGTCTGGAGGATACTAGCATGTCATTCAAGAGCTTAGcgcaaccatttttttcttttcttttttttcacaatcaAGTGAAATTGCGCAAACAATGAACTCTAGCTGCTAGTACCCAATTTTGAGCATTGACTTTCTacttgacattttcaatggaaaactaGGAAAACCCACGATAGCGATGCAAATGCAGCATGAGAGGATCTTCGCTACACCACACAGTGCATAGAGGCGGGGTAAGAAACTGGAAATTCGAAAATGTTCAACTTCAAGATGCCTTTGGGCTAAAGCGATGAATCAGGGTGGCGGTAGGTATTATAAAAATGAACGTGTGAAGTGGAAGTAAACCAGTTACGTTGGTGCCTTCAAACTGACTCCATCGTCGGCAACATATTGCATCGGCGAAGTATTGCATATTCGGATGTCAATCATGCGTAAGACAAAGTCGTTCattcatttttgcattttccagCAGCCCTAAAAACTATAATGTTTCCCCCACTAGTTCATTGTATGGATCGATTACTGaactgtttaatttttgaatttgtagGGGACTACGATGTCATGCTGCTGTTCGCTTTTGCCCTTTCGATGGCTACATCGCATAGGCGTAGAGTTCTCTAAATCCCGGGTGGGGCGGGGGccaaacaaaatttaccatCCCCCTCCAGGGCCCCAAAAATTTGCCCGTAGgctattaaaaaatttcaaccaATTTTCAAACTGTTGAAAGTGAAACTGTATTGAAACAACAAGCGCATGGTGCATTTGATTCATAAGGAGGAGGACAAGGATTCAAGGAATGAAGTGTTCTGGATTTTAGATAACTGGattaataaataatattgAATATTGCACCTGCTTAAGCTTAACAAAAACATTAATTCCTAAGAGTCAATTGGCTTTACATTTGACTTGCCGTTTGTGGCATTTGACATAGAAAATGTTCGCATACGCAAGTGAACTTTGGCAATGAAATTATCTAAAAGCACGTCCAATTCAAAAGTTTTAACGATATCACGGTGAGTGTTTAGTAGAGCGACGGCGTTCAATCTTTTCTGAGTCATTGTTGAGCGTAGGTAACTTTTGAGTCGCCTTAAACCGGAATATGAACGCTCAGCGGTGCAAGTCGTGACTGCCATAGTAAGAACGATCTTGACTAGCTTGACAACTTCGGATGCTAAAGAGCGCATACCCATATGATGATCCATCTTGAGGAAGTCGAGAAAGTCCTGAAAATCtttaatctcttttttttcactcttGGCTGCATCCAGTTCAATATTTCGATTAAGTAGGATTCGCTGATAATCTTCAAAATCATTCTGATAGAATTCCTCTAAATATTCAACTCCAGTTTTCCCAATGAGAAATTCTTCAACTTTCTTCAAATGGGTCGTAGTCGAACTTGGTTCGAAACGGTCCGAAAGCCCAACAATGACTCCGTCGTAAGCAGCGAAGTAAATCTTGCGATACATTTCTTTCGGCGTAATGCTCTAATAACAAGGAAAATTCAACTCTAGAAATTTGAAAGAGCAGAGCAGAAGAGAagtaaagaaataaacaataGGTGTCCCAGCGTTGCCAGTTTAAATTTCTTATAGCCAACACGTCTACTACTCtactttaatatttttcagtaaaatagtaaaaaaatatggttTAAAGACGAAAAAGCGTAAttatattttcatttgatttaaaaaatacattttttggAGGATTTCCCGGTGGGGGCCAAATTTTCCCGGTGGGGGCGGTCGCCCCAACCGCCCCCACGGTGTCTACGCCTATGCTACATCGGCGGGTACCGATGGGTTTGTCCTCATCTGGACACTAGACTACACAACCCCTACGCCCTACTACACCACCTCGTATGCTGCTTCCTCTTACAGCACCAAGGCTCTCGAATATTATACCACATATGCAgctcccagctactacaccgaatCTCCCAACTACTTAGTCTACTACACGACCAGAACGCCCAAATACTACACGACCATATACTCCGCTCCAACATACTACACTCAAGCCATTAAATACTATGCTGCTCAAAGGTATTGTACACCATTTCTTCGGCAGAGCAAATACTACCtcattataacagtgtacgcTCTCTACCTGACCTCAGGTTAAACCATCAAATCTATGACCGCCGAGTGCTGACGTGTActtctttattttaacatttttaccttAAGCTCCACCAAATTCCTTATGGAACTGcttgattttgaaaacttgCTACTACGTTATGTTATTGTACTAGCGTTTTCGGGGATATTAGATTACTGATTTACTGAATTTTAGAATTTAGAAATATGTTATATTAATTCCTGTCATTGGAGCAGCCATAGGTATTTAAACTATTGATCCAGCAGCCGAAACTGgcgcttttctatttttatttataaaacttaCGACCAGCTGTTGCCGTTAAAGGGTACGGACGCTGACTGGTAGTTGTTATACAAGTTTTCACAAATATgttgtttgtgtaaaaaaatctttgtGAAAAACTGGCTTGCAATGAAGTTGAGTTATGGTTCCAAAGCTGCATTATGGGGATAGAAAGTCTCACTATAGAATTAGACAATCCTGTTGGAATTTATTTTCCTGGAGAGGAAGTGTCTGGAGTAGTTCACATCTCAAATGTCAGCAGTAAAATACTGAAAGGTTTTTATTGAtgtcttttaaaatttcactCATTGTTACACTTTTAACATGGTATAATAGCATAGTAGGCGTACTCCTGTAGCTCTTCCCACAAAAATCTGGACCAGATCTTGATATTCCGTAAATGGCAACGTTTAGGTCGAATGGGGCAGATTTTACATGGGTTTATATGGGACTACCTCGAATTAATAAATccatctttaagaaaaaaaaaaatttttctaaaataaaatctgATTCATatgtagaatttttttcttcatacagctcattttatttaaatgatttttttatttctaaataattattaaaaataagaaaaaagccacgaaaataattaaaaacgtATCCCacaagccactaacaatttgaTAACTaacagctagcatactgataaaataattttgtgtttccatatgctacccgattacccgacccgataatgacaataaaaagtaatggaaagactctattttgtattgcaaaaatagttctacttagccggggggtaggggagtctaccgagtctacacttttccagacattaatacctagggcaaaaaaaaaggtgtctggactgacattacccaaccccccttatgatgattttgcgccaaaaccgccctacctctccttaaaaaggtatactattaatattttctacccacagatggctttttcaaaacaaatcggtgttcacctttttgtgcaggatactgtaccatGGATGAACTTGCATCTCTTTTGGGACCGTCAGAAGTGTGCTACATCTCTCAAGACGACAAAGCAAGgtatttataatttcaaataatttctGGCCTTTTATGAgaactatttttctattgtcactgtctttttatttactgCGGTTATAAAATTAACGTGGAATTATTGgttattttcaaaagagtGGCTATAGGGATAACGGCAGAAAATGTACAGGCCCCTATGCTTATGCACATGCAGTATCGGGTAAAACTTTCGGACCATGATTGGGTTGTCGCAGCTGGGCACAAGCTCATCCCATCTGTATATGCAGGCATAGCTGTTGACAGAAATGGCCTAGGAATGCCCGGTGCTGTCGGATATTCAGGTCCAACTTATGTCGCCATTCGCTCCGGCAAACATGGTTCTTCAACTGCTTTAAGTCATTGTATGGACTTTGAACGATTACTGAACCTCCCTGAATTCAACTCTATTACAAAAAGTTCAGATGAGAGAGTGAAGCCGATTGTTATGTTCTCAGgtataaaatcaaattgatgaatgaaatttaatttctaaCACTTTTTgtataactattttctttctacCAGTTGATGGGGGTCCTGACGAAAATCCTCGTTACAACAAAGTAATTGAAGTTGCAATACATCACTTTGTGTCACACGATCTTGATGCGATTTTCATCTTTACCAATGCACCAGGTAATATCAACTTTATAACAATCCTATTGGATGAGATTTTTTACACACCTATATACAAACCGCCTTTTCATTATATTTTCACATAAAAAGGCAGGAGTGCCCATAATCGAGCAGAGCGAAGGATGGCCCCTTTAAGTCGCCCACTATCTGGGTTAATTCTTCCTCATAATTACTACGGGAACCCCCTTGACGCAGCTGGTAAAACCATCGATGTGGACCTTGAAAAACAGAACTTTGAAAAAGCTGGGACTACTCTGGCAGAGGTATGGAGCGAAGTAGTATTTGATGGATATCCTTGTGTTGCTGAATATGTGGATCCGAATTATTATGAATTCAGTCAAGATCGGCTCAACGTGAAAGATCAGTATTGGTTTTCGGAGCATGTTCGCACGAGCCAGTACTTTACGCAAATTGTTAAGTGTAAAAATCTAATGTGTTGTATTAACGAGCCGAGAAGCTCATACTTGGCCGTTGTTCCTACGCGGTTTATTCCTCCTCCGATTCCATTGATCCAAACTGACAAAGGGTTAAAAGCTTCTGATCGAAGTGGCTTTGAAAGTCAcgtctttccttctttatttttatcgttCCATCTTTCACGCGACTTATTGCCTAATTCAACTAAAGAATTCCTTACGCTCCCTTATGATCTTTACACACCCTCAGTTGAGTCGCAGTTATTGGATCGaattttccaaaaatgttcgctttattttgcatcgaaaGTTATGCTGAAGAGTCACATGAttgtacacaaaaaaaagactcaAAGCGCAAGTGCAGTTATTGAGAAAGAGTTCATCGTCACAAGAACTAGACCTGTTCGCATCGCAGCGATGCGACAGAGAGAAATGATGGCTATCATTGTATCAGATGATAATAATGGCTTAGAAGCAGAGGACGCAGAATGGATTGACAAAGACGAATTGGATATTTCTGGAATCCCACCATTTGTCGAAAAGCCCTCGATCTTATCGTGCCCAGTTGTGACGCTTGAAGACCATTTTGATAATCCATGGGAGAACGATgagtgaattaaaaaataagtcataTCCTGCCTATTAAATTGTTTATAACGCAGTTACACCCAGAATCAATCAATATTTGTGAGCAAATTGTTGTTTCATGTAAAAGTTAAACGGTTGCTAAAATACAGTTTTTTAAACCCTTTATTTGCCTACTTTTTAAGATATagtttttaggggggggggggtcttGCCGTTTACTACGTAattaggggggagggggtttcCGATTCTACTCAGCTTACCACAatagggggggagggggtccAAAAACCGTTAAAAAAGTTACTACGTAATTTATGAACAGCCCCTTACTACACAACAACCTATGCTACtgccagctactacaccgaggcaccTAAGTACTACTCAGCTCCAAGTTTAGGGGCCGTTCACATACTACGTAGTGGGATTTTGGCGGCGATTTTTACCCgcctccctcccccttgtaGTATATTGAAGTGTTCGGGCTGACTCCCCCCCTTGAAATTACGTAGTAGTTCGCTCgaccccccctaaaaaatataggcctatatatattTCGAAACTCAATTATTTCTGTATTAAAAAAGTAAGCATTCTTTGTATCATTTTTGGTACAGTGacatattgaaaattaacgatgCAAAGTATTTTTCTGGTTGCCAGATTCTACTTTTTAACGGATTAATAATACAATTATTAAACAGAAACATTTTCCCATGGACTAGCATAATGATCATCAATAGAGCAAATGGGCATTAAGGGAACTGAAGTATTGTTTGCTTCCACTGGATATCCAGGAATTCGGCCTGACAAGTCTAGTTCATCTTTCTCAATCCATTCGGCGTCTTTCGGACCATTTTCACTGTTAGCAATTATTACCATCATTTATCTTGAACAGTCGACTGCTCATGAGGAGCTTTcgccaaaaataaacaacgaCAGCGTTGCCAGcttaggaaaaacaaaattgtttttttaaattggaaaatttttgaaaatttgtttctacTACGTATCAAATCCCCgggctcccccccccccgtagtattttgaagtaatttgtctgaccccctcccccccctaAGCTCACTACGTAGTATGTGAACGACCCCATTACTATTAGACTGAAGCCCCCAAAATATATCTAAAAAAgttcacggttgagcgccgtAGGGAGCTGCCCCataggccatgcccgtgctcctttttggtccgtagaccgaggcggaagttagttcctcaTTGAATGGAATTATGGTACTTGCTGATGGACGCAAAGtacacaaagaaaatgagTGTGAAAACTCAAGTAAACTGGGCAAGTTCGATTTGCTTCCCCAATTCTTAGCAGAAGAATGCCCCACCTGACCATTTACGTGAACCTTCGCACAGTCCTAATCGTTTCTACGTTACTACCCCGTGGGCAGATAATTTCGAAACTATCGGGACTGCAACCGGGACTCacgtcaaatttacttgttAAGCGGGGGGTGGCAACTCCCAAAACCGACTTTCTTCCTACTCGAGtttcacttttctttattttttttcattaccaTACTTACCAAGTCTCTCGTTCGGCTGGATCTTTATCCTTTATCTTCTTGTAGGAGCAGAGAGAGACTGAGCCACTCCTACAGGGAGCCGTCCGCTCCCTATAGATGGAAAAGCAGTCTTGAAGTTTCAATAATCATTGGTAAGTGCGCCATTTTGCCACCAGGTGGCTTGGTATTCCTACATGTTTCTGTTGTGCGTTGTCTGCTGCAACCTGCAAAGCAACGCGTGAAAAACTCAAAATGTCGGTTTCGCTGGGATCTGCATCAGTGTTTTGTATTTGACAAAAGTTATGTATttgatcaaataaaatacatgtatcttaaaatacatggtattccaaatacatttttttcattaattggtcaaataccaaataaaataaaatacaaataccaaataaaataccaaatacTCTAAATTTTTATATTGTGCCTCCTCCAACAACATTTCtttatgtacagtatcctgcacaaaaatccgaacaccgatttaattttttaaagccacctattggcggggtaatgggttttttgtttgtttttctttaagggggagggtagacggggtgatggacacgacagggtaggtagggtatgccttaaggtattacgctttaaggcaagttacaggtcgggacatttttgcaacccccagggtggtgtgttttttaaaacgacagttagaaatttagggcttgggcatggtaatgttgcttaccgaaacaattaagcttatgttccagctgcctgtaaatgtttacatcgctgtcaatggcgtaggtgtagcgtttctgaatgtggtgctggagatcggtgttcgattctagatgaggtgatgagttAATATTGTTgacttacgagaaattctcgttcacatataaaataaattttcatcgagcaatatatgctttttttgtttattaaataattttaaaaataataatctccttcgttctagagaaattattattcccagcaaattcgaataaagaatattataatgATACCATATATTTTACAAATCCTTTTTGGGattcgaacactgatctacggcgtcgcaatcagaggctctacacatatgccatcggtatcgaattaattgtgcacaggcagctttataatttatttgggtaaggagtattacacagcctaagtccaacatttccaactgtcatttaaaaaaaacacaccaccctgggggttgcaaaaatgtcccgacctgttacttgccttaaagcgtaataccttaaggcatttaaaaaatgtctagacttacccaaccctgccctatgtgtccatcgccacgtctaccctccctcttaaagaaaaacaaacaaaaaaccctttaccccgccaataggtgggtttaaaaaattaaatcggtgttcggatttttgtgcaggatactgtacatgtcCTGTCAAGTTTGATACAGggaaaaaatgtgtttaaatTTGATGAAAGGTCATTCAATAGATCTGAATATCATTTCCATACCAAATTCTTCATCGACAGTTGGATGGAGCAGTTTTCTGCCCAGGGGCCGTATTCTAGCCTTGGCTTAAATTCTGGTCTTAAACTTACTAAAATTTCTTATAAAATTTCCTCACGTAAGTTAGGAAAAAATGTAAGTTCGTTATTTCAATAAACACGTATTCTAGcttaaattttcttacttttatttctGAACTTAGTATAAGTTCAAATTCCAAGATCAGATTTTTCAagcatagaattttttttttcttagaggGCGGACCTTATAGCGACCAATAAGAAT
This genomic interval from Daphnia magna isolate NIES linkage group LG8, ASM2063170v1.1, whole genome shotgun sequence contains the following:
- the LOC123475236 gene encoding uncharacterized protein LOC123475236 produces the protein MDELASLLGPSEVCYISQDDKARVAIGITAENVQAPMLMHMQYRVKLSDHDWVVAAGHKLIPSVYAGIAVDRNGLGMPGAVGYSGPTYVAIRSGKHGSSTALSHCMDFERLLNLPEFNSITKSSDERVKPIVMFSVDGGPDENPRYNKVIEVAIHHFVSHDLDAIFIFTNAPGRSAHNRAERRMAPLSRPLSGLILPHNYYGNPLDAAGKTIDVDLEKQNFEKAGTTLAEVWSEVVFDGYPCVAEYVDPNYYEFSQDRLNVKDQYWFSEHVRTSQYFTQIVKCKNLMCCINEPRSSYLAVVPTRFIPPPIPLIQTDKGLKASDRSGFESHVFPSLFLSFHLSRDLLPNSTKEFLTLPYDLYTPSVESQLLDRIFQKCSLYFASKVMLKSHMIVHKKKTQSASAVIEKEFIVTRTRPVRIAAMRQREMMAIIVSDDNNGLEAEDAEWIDKDELDISGIPPFVEKPSILSCPVVTLEDHFDNPWENDE